One Heptranchias perlo isolate sHepPer1 chromosome 31, sHepPer1.hap1, whole genome shotgun sequence DNA segment encodes these proteins:
- the exosc2 gene encoding exosome complex component RRP4 isoform X2 has protein sequence MAVDIRLATARKRVSLPAEVTKHLVSPGDTITTDTGFMRGHGTYMEDEKLIASVAGAVERVNKLICVKPLQTRYNGEVGDVVVGRITEVQQKRWKVETNSRLDSVLLLSSVNLPGGELRRRSAEDELMMRDYLQEGDLISAEVQAVFADGALSLHTRSLKYGKLGQGTLVQVSPSLVKRRKTHFHNLPCGAAIILGNNGYIWIYPIAEQKEDEAGGFVTNFEIKDILKPEIMEEIVMETRQRLIDQEG, from the exons ATGGCGGTAGACATTCGATTAGCAACGGCGCGAAAGCGCGTTTCTTTGCCGGCGGAGGTCACTAAACATCTGGTGTCGCCGGGAGACACCATCACCACCGACACCGGATTCATGAG AGGCCATGGTACGTACATGGAAGATGAGAAGCTGATTGCATCAGTCGCTGGGGCAGTGGAAAGAGTGAACAAGCTGATATGCGTCAAGCCACTTCAAACAAG gtACAATGGAGAAGTTGGAGATGTTGTCGTGGGCAGAATCACCGAG GTGCAGCAGAAGCGCTGGAAAGTGGAGACCAACTCCAGACTGGATTCTGTACTGCTGCTCTCATCTGTTAACCTTCCTGGAGGGGAACTG AGAAGGAGGTCAGCGGAGGACGAACTGATGATGCGGGACTACCTGCAAGAGGGAGACCTGATTAGC GCAGAGGTACAGGCTGTGTTTGCTGATGGTGCTTTGTCCTTGCACACCAGGAGCCTGAAGTATGGAAAG CTGGGTCAGGGGACACTGGTCCAAGTCTCCCCGTCCCTCGTTAAACGACGGAAGACGCACTTTCACAATCTGCCCTGTGGGGCTGCAATCATCCTCGGGAATAATGGCTACATCTGGATTTATCCAATCGCGGAACAGAAAGAGGACGAGGCCGGAGGATTTGTGACAAACTTTGAG ATTAAAGATATTCTGAAGCCAGAAATAATGGAGGAAATAGTAATGGAAACAAGACAGCGTCTAATTGATCAGGAGGGGTAG
- the exosc2 gene encoding exosome complex component RRP4 isoform X1 yields MAVDIRLATARKRVSLPAEVTKHLVSPGDTITTDTGFMRGHGTYMEDEKLIASVAGAVERVNKLICVKPLQTRYNGEVGDVVVGRITEVQQKRWKVETNSRLDSVLLLSSVNLPGGELRRRSAEDELMMRDYLQEGDLISAEVQAVFADGALSLHTRSLKYGKLGQGTLVQVSPSLVKRRKTHFHNLPCGAAIILGNNGYIWIYPIAEQKEDEAGGFVTNFEPVLLSDREVISRLRNCIIALNIHKMLLYDTSVLYCYEASLHQQIKDILKPEIMEEIVMETRQRLIDQEG; encoded by the exons ATGGCGGTAGACATTCGATTAGCAACGGCGCGAAAGCGCGTTTCTTTGCCGGCGGAGGTCACTAAACATCTGGTGTCGCCGGGAGACACCATCACCACCGACACCGGATTCATGAG AGGCCATGGTACGTACATGGAAGATGAGAAGCTGATTGCATCAGTCGCTGGGGCAGTGGAAAGAGTGAACAAGCTGATATGCGTCAAGCCACTTCAAACAAG gtACAATGGAGAAGTTGGAGATGTTGTCGTGGGCAGAATCACCGAG GTGCAGCAGAAGCGCTGGAAAGTGGAGACCAACTCCAGACTGGATTCTGTACTGCTGCTCTCATCTGTTAACCTTCCTGGAGGGGAACTG AGAAGGAGGTCAGCGGAGGACGAACTGATGATGCGGGACTACCTGCAAGAGGGAGACCTGATTAGC GCAGAGGTACAGGCTGTGTTTGCTGATGGTGCTTTGTCCTTGCACACCAGGAGCCTGAAGTATGGAAAG CTGGGTCAGGGGACACTGGTCCAAGTCTCCCCGTCCCTCGTTAAACGACGGAAGACGCACTTTCACAATCTGCCCTGTGGGGCTGCAATCATCCTCGGGAATAATGGCTACATCTGGATTTATCCAATCGCGGAACAGAAAGAGGACGAGGCCGGAGGATTTGTGACAAACTTTGAG CCAGTTCTCTTATCGGACAGAGAGGTGATCTCACGACTCCGCAATTGCATCATAGCCCTGAATATCCACAAGATGCTGCTGTATGACACCAGTGTTCTGTATTGCTATGAGGCTTCACTGCATCAACAG ATTAAAGATATTCTGAAGCCAGAAATAATGGAGGAAATAGTAATGGAAACAAGACAGCGTCTAATTGATCAGGAGGGGTAG